One region of Phragmites australis chromosome 18, lpPhrAust1.1, whole genome shotgun sequence genomic DNA includes:
- the LOC133898323 gene encoding indole-2-monooxygenase-like, whose product MAHVDVVYQLFLVPLVLLLLHLASRSLRISNKQRQAKHPPPSPPGLPIIGHMHLVGDLPHVSLRDLATKHGHGGGLMLLRLGAVPNLVVSSPRAAQAIMRRHDHIFASRPTSKLSDDLLYGSSDIGFAPYGEHWRQVRKLVTTHLFTVKKVQSYRLARQDEVRLVMAKIREMAAASTAVDISEMMNTFANDIVCRAVSGKFFRAEGRNKLFRELIEINSVMFGGFNLENYFPGLANWLGLLTSWFMSNKANEARKRWDELLEKIISDHETSKHRHGGGAQQEESDFIDVLLAVQQEYGITRDNIKAVLMDMFSAGTDTSSLVLELAMAELMRNPQLMTKLQAEVRKNTPKRQEIVEEENLASMAYLRAVVKETLRLHPPAPLLLPHLSMADCDVHGYTIPSGTRVVINSWAISRDPESWEKPEEFMPEKFVDGGSAAAIDFKGMDFQFVPFGAGRRICPGLNFGLATVEIMLANLVYCFDWGLPAGMEEDIDMTEVFGLTVHLKEKLILVPKLPDTVGHAMQAVAKDVTA is encoded by the exons ATGGCTCACGTGGATGTAGTATACCAGCTATTCCTCGTCCCTCTCGTACTACTGCTGTTGCacttggcctcccgaagccttcgtATCAGCAACAAGCAGCGGCAGGCGAAGCATCCCCCGCCGTCGCCTCCGGGACTTCCCATCATCGGCCACATGCACCTCGTCGGCGACCTCCCACATGTCTCCCTCCGTGACCTCGCCACGAAGcacggccatggcggcggccTCATGCTCCTGCGTCTCGGCGCCGTTCCGAACCTCGTCGTGTCGTCCCCGCGCGCCGCTCAGGCGATCATGAGAAGGCACGACCACATCTTTGCCTCGCGACCGACGTCCAAGCTCTCCGACGACCTCCTGTACGGGTCTTCGGACATCGGCTTCGCCCCATACGGCGAGCACTGGCGACAGGTCAGGAAGCTCGTCACCACGCACCTCTTCACCGTCAAGAAGGTGCAGTCCTACCGCCTCGCCCGCCAAGATGAG GTACGCCTGGTGATGGCCAAGATCCGGGAGATGGCGGCCGCGAGCACGGCCGTGGACATCAGCGAGATGATGAACACGTTTGCCAACGACATCGTGTGTCGTGCCGTGTCGGGCAAGTTCTTCAGAGCAGAAGGCCGGAACAAGCTGTTCAGGGAGCTGATTGAGATAAACTCTGTTATGTTTGGAGGATTCAACTTGGAAAACTACTTCCCAGGGTTAGCAAATTGGCTAGGTTTGCTCACCAGCTGGTTTATGAGCAACAAGGCCAACGAGGCACGCAAAAGATGGGACGAGTTGCTTGAAAAGATAATAAGCGACCACGAGACCTCTAAGCATCGTCATGGTGGAGGTGCTCAGCAAGAAGAGAGTGACTTCATCGATGTGTTGCTCGCCGTTCAGCAAGAGTACGGTATCACCAGAGATAATATCAAGGCCGTCTTGATG GACATGTTCAGTGCGGGCACAGACACATCGTCTTTGGTCCTGGAACTCGCCATGGCCGAGCTCATGCGCAACCCTCAGCTCATGACCAAGCTACAAGCTGAGGTGAGGAAGAACACACCGAAGAGACAAGAAATAGTGGAGGAAGAGAACCTAGCTAGCATGGCTTATCTGAGAGCCGTCGTGAAGGAAACACTAAGGTTGCACCCGCCTGCTCCGCTCCTCCTCCCACACTTGTCCATGGCAGACTGTGATGTTCATGGCTACACGATCCCTTCTGGAACGCGAGTCGTCATCAACTCATGGGCCATTAGCAGGGATCCAGAGTCATGGGAGAAGCCAGAGGAGTTCATGCCAGAGAAGTTCGTGGACGGTGGCAGCGCTGCGGCCATCGACTTCAAGGGGATGGACTTTCAGTTTGTGCCGTTCGGGGCTGGCCGGAGGATCTGCCCTGGACTCAACTTTGGGTTGGCAACTGTAGAAATCATGCTGGCGAACCTTGTGTACTGTTTCGATTGGGGACTGCCTGCCGGCATGGAGGAGGATATTGATATGACGGAGGTGTTTGGATTGACGGTTCATCTTAAGGAGAAGCTCATCCTTGTTCCGAAACTGCCTGATACTGTTGGTCACGCCATGCAAGCTGTGGCGAAAGACGTAACGGCGTGA